The Aeromonas encheleia genomic sequence ACAACCTCGACAACAACGACCCCGCGGTGCAGGCCCTCAAGGAGGGTGAGACCCTGCCGAGCGAGCACTTCGTGGTCAAGAGCGCCGATGGCTCCGCCGAGCACGGCGTCACCGTCACCATCACCGGCACCAACGACGACGCCAGCATCGGCGTCGCCACCCCGGGTGCTGACCAGGGCGCGGTCAAAGAAGATGTGACCCTCACCACCGGCGGCAAGCTGGTCGCCACCGATGTCGATCAGGGCGAGGCCCGCTTCCAGCCCCAGGACCAGGTCAAGGGCGCCCACGGCACCTTCAGCCTCGATGCCGACGGCAATTGGACCTACAACCTCGACAACAACGACCCCGCGGTGCAGGCCCTCAAGGAGGGTGAGACCCTGCCGAGCGAGCACTTCGTGGTCAAGAGCGCCGATGGCTCCGCCGAGCACGGCGTCACCGTCACCATCACCGGCACCAACGACGACGCCAGCATCGGCGTCGCCACCCCGGGTGCTGACCAGGGCGCGGTCAAAGAAGATGTGACCCTCACCACCGGCGGCAAGCTGGTCGCCACCGATGTCGATCAGGGCGAGGCCCGCTTCCAGCCCCAGGACCAGGTCAAAGGCGCCCACGGCACCTTCAGCCTGGATGCCGACGGCAACTGGACCTACAACCTCGACAACAACGACCCCGCGGTACAGGCCCTCAAGGAGGGTGAGACCCTGCCGAGCGAGCACTTCGTGGTCAAGAGCGCCGATGGCTCCGCCGAGCACGGCGTCACCGTCACCATCACCGGCACCAACGACGACGCCAGCATCGGCGTCGCCACCCCGGGTACTGACCAGGGCGCGGTGAAAGAAGACGTCACCCTCACCACCGGCGGCAAGCTGGTCGCCACCGACGTCGATCAGGGCGAGGCCCGCTTCCAGCCCCAGGACCAGGTCAAGGGCGCCCACGGCACCTTCAGCCTCGATGCCGACGGCAACTGGACCTATAACCTCGACAACAACGACCCCGCGGTACAGGCCCTCAAGGAGGGTGAGACCCTGCCGAGCGAGCACTTCGTGGTCAAGAGCGCCGATGGCTCCGCCGAGCACAGCGTTACCGTCACCATCACCGGCACCAACGAAGCGCCCGATGCCCGGGACGATGGCGCCAGCACCCAGCAGACGGTCACGCTCGATGGCCAGAACTGGGATACCAGTGGCGATATCAAGGTCGATTACTATGTCATCGATGCGACGACCGGGTTGAAGATCGCCAATGCCGAGCAGTCGGATTACACCGGCGACGGTGATCATCGCTACGGGGTGAAGTCAGACATTGAGCAGCCCAATGCGGATGCGGTGCAGGCGGGACAGCTTGGTTATCTGGACAGCGAAAACAAGAGTGAAGCCATGCGCTTTACCTTCCAGCAAGGGCAGGTCGCCGATCACGCATCCATCGAGATCAAGAATCTGTGGTCTGATCGTTTCAATGGCGGCTGGGAGCCCGGCTGTGAGCGCGGCGTATGGAAGGCCTTCTATAAGGGTGAGCTGATCGCAACCGGTGTCTTTGAAGGCACCTCTGGCGGGAAGCAGACGCTCCAGATCGAGGCCGGCGGCCGCTACTTCGACACCATTGAGATGTCGGCCATTGGCTACAAAGATGGCATCGTCGATCCGCAAGGCTCCGAATACTTCATCACCAAGGTGACGGCAGACCTGACCCACTTCGATCAGGCCTTCCAGACCAACGAGACAGGCAGCCTCGATCTCGATGTACTGAAGAATGACACCGATCCCAATCAGGATGCGATCGCCATCGTAGAGGGCAGCTACCCGGACTACATCACGCTGGTGAATGGCAAGCTGCACTTCGATGCAGCCAAATATCTCCAGACATTGCCGGCGGGGCAACGTGACCTGCAACCGGGAGAGGTCAAGTCGATCGAGTTTGAATACAGCATCCGGGATATCCACGGCGCAACCGATCAGGCCAAGGTCACCATCACCATCATCGGCGATCCCCTCTCCGGCACGGCCCCGCTACATGTCGAGATGCAGGAAGGCGATCTGGCGGGAGGCGCCACCGCTCACAGTGAGGGCCTGCTGCCGGGCGCCCATGAGGCAACCCCTCATGACTACCGCTTTGCGACCCAGCAGAGCGGGGCCGAGGTGCACAGCGGCGGCAACCCCCTCAGTTATGAGGTCAGTCAGGATGGCCTGCAGCTGACAGGCTTCATCATGGAAGGGGGACAGAAGGTTAACGTGCTGGTCGCGCAGCTGGATCCCCAGCAAGGCTCCTATCAGTTGGATCTCTTCCGGCCGCTGGACCATGGCCTGCCGGGCAAGGATCTGCTCTCCCTCCCGTTCGACATGAATATCCAGGTCGGGAACCAGCTTACTCAGGGGAAACTGATCGTCGACATCATCGACAGCGCCCCCACCCCCGGCACCATCAGTCATGCGGTGGGCGATGTGGAGCCACAATCCAACTCCGTCATCATAGCGCTGGATATGTCAGGCTCGATGAAAGACTACGTGCACGATGCCAACGGCCAGTGGACAACCCGTTGGTCTATTTCCCAGCAGGCCATCAAGGCGATGTTCGAGCAATATGACAAGGCGGGAGAGGTGCAGTTCAAGATTGCGACTCATGCGGGCTATCCGGATGGTCAGGTCTCCGGCTGGTTGCACTCCCTTGCCGATATCCAGGCCTTCTTCGACACCATAGTTCCATCAGGCTGGACTCCCTATTATCAGGCGCTGAACCAGCTCGATGCCATTCTGAGCAACCCGCAGGATCAGGTTGCCATGGAGGGTACCAACAAGCAGTTCTATTTCCTCTCCGATGGCGCCCCCTCCGACTTCGGCTACTGGACCAACGGTTCATACAAGTCCCAGGAGATACGTGACCGGCTGATGAGTGGCATCAGCCCGGATGAAGTGGGCGGGGAGCAGCACTATCAGGAGCTGCTCAAGGGTACCGTTTCGCCTACCAAGGCTGAACAGTTCCTCATCCTGGGTGAGTCCATGGATCACATCATGGACAAACACGGCAACCCCTTCGACAGCATGAACATGCTGGCCATAGGCCAGAGCTCGTCACTCGAGTACCTGACGCCACTGGCCGGCCAGGATGGCACCGCCATCCTGGTAGAAAAGGATGCCGATGTCGTCAACATCCTGACGGAATCGGTGCCGGGTCAACTGCAGGGTGATGTCACCTTGCAGTCGATCGAGGGCGAATGGGTGCAGAGCCTGACCCACGATGACCGCACCTACTTCTATGACCAGACCAAGGGCGGCATCTTCATCCATGACAGCGCGACCGACAACAAGGTGGTCGATGGCGCCAAGCTGACGCTCGATACCACCAACGGCAAGCTGGTACTGAACTTTGAAACCGGGCAGTACGACTATCAGGCCAAGGATGTGCATGGGAATGGGCAGGACAAGTTCCTGCTCACCTTGCGCGACGGTGATGGCGATACCGCAGATACCGCTCTGGTTATCGACGTCACGGATCTGCAAGGTGGCGTCAGCGCATCACCGCTGACTCTGGGGACGGCTGAGAAGCCTGCCGCCTTTGCCCTCTCGGCCCCGCTGCTCGGTTCAGAGGCGCAGGATGAGCTCATCGAGCTCCCCGTCAGCCAGCCGGCGGCACCTGCCAGCCATCTGGAGAGCCTGACAGCAAACGGGATAGCCATCGGCGACCTGCTTGATCATGATGAGATGGACAGCCTGCTCACTCAGGTGGCGCCGGCCACGCAGGACTCCCCGGGTATTGCGGGTGAAGGTGCGGCCATGTCGGCGCTGCCGGATGGCAATGTCCCTGACTTGCTCAGCCATACCATGCCCAATCCGGTATTTGATGAGCTGTTGTCACAACAGCAATTTATCCAGTAACCCCTCAAACCAGGCCCCCAACCCAAACGTTGGGGGCTTTTTTGTATGCCGACATGCCCCATTGAACCCCGCTCACACCCCACGAAACAGTTAACCGCTCACAGTTTAAGATCCTGATCTGGAGTAATATCCCACTCTCCCCTCATCCCCACGATCGAAGAGGCATGTTCTCCTGACCGACCTCAACTGCGAGCCGACCTACATGAAGCAGACCCTACTCTCCCTGACCCTGGCCAGCCTGTTGGCACTGCCGGCGTTTCTCCCCTCTATTGCCTGGGCTGCCCCGGTACGCTCCCTGCAAAAAGAGCAGAATTACGATCAATACATCAGCAAGCGCCAGGTGGTGGATCAGCTGCTGGCGGATGCCTGGCAGATCTTCAAGTCACCGGCCAGGGTCTCGACCGCCGGGTTCACCGCCAAGATGCCGAGCAACATGGAGCGGGTCACCGAGCTCTTGCTGCAGGCCTATCAGCTCGAGCCCTATCGCACCGATCTGCTCATCTCGGCGGCCAACGCCCAGATCTACAACGGCAACGTGGAGCGGGCCATCAACCTGTTCGAGCAGGCCCTCACCACGGCGCCGGACGACTTGGACCTCAACAGCTACCTCGCCACCTGGCAGCGCTTCAAGGGCGATCAGGCCAAATCTGATACCTATCTCAAGCGAGTGAGCGAGCTCAATGGCGGGCGCGCCGCCGATCTGCAGCGCCTGTTCGATACCGTTGACCGGGTCAACGCCACCCCGCTCAAGGAGCAGGGGGAGCGCTCACCCAAGCCGGGCAACAGGGCCATCGTCACTTTGGGCTATGCCCTCAATCCGGATGGCAGCATGCACGACATCCTGCTGGGCCGGCTGGAGACCACCCGCTCCCTGGCCCAGGCCAACCCGGCCGCGCTCATCATACTGACCGGCGGCGTGCCCCAGAACCGCCAGACCGAGGGCAAGCTGATGGCGGACTGGCTGGTGAAGAAGGGCATAGACCGCTCGCGCATCATCGAGGAGAACTACGCCACCAGCACGGTGGAGAACGCCCTCTACAGCGGCTATGCCCTCGCCCGCCACCAGATCCAGTACGCGACCCTGGTGAGCTCCGCCAGCCATGTGCGCCGGGGCCAGACCCTGCTGGAGATCGCCTGCTGGCAGAGCGGTCCGGCCGGGATCCAGATAGACAGCGTCAGCTACCCGGACCAGCCGCTGTCGACCCTGGCCAAGGTGAGCGACGGCGAGCTGCTCGGCATCTACCGGGATGCCCTGCGCACCTACGGCCTGTGGAGCTACCGCTCGGCCCCGCTGATCGAACGCTAGGCCCCTGGGCCCCATCGACAGATACCCGCCGCTTGGCGGGTATCTTGTTTTCCCCCTGTTCTCGTCCCCTCATCAGCCCCGCCTATCTGAGTTGCCTCCCCCGCAGGATCCGGCTCGATTGCCAGCCAGCGAATAAGCATCCCCGCATTTGAGATATCCATATCTCATTGTTTCATTTCAGTTATTTATCTAAGAACCATAGCGTCTTAATGCAGGTTTCTCGTTCCTTCAGTCAGCGGGTCATTACGGGAAAGATGGCGTCTCCATCCCCGAAATCAGGAACGACATCATGACAGGAAAAGGAACTTCCCTCTGGCTGGCGGCGCTGGCGCTGGTCGTGCAATCCGCCCAGGCGGTCGAGGTCACGGTGGCCTACCAGACCTCGGCCGAACCCGCCAAGGTGGCCCAGGCCGACAACAGCTTCGCCAAAGAGAGCGGCGCCAAGGTGGACTGGCGCAAGTTTGACAGCGGCGCCAGCGTGGTCAGGGCGCTCGCCTCCGGCGACGTACAGATCGGCAACATAGGCTCCAGCCCGCTGGCGGTGGCGGCCAGCCAGAACGTGCCCATCGAGGTGTTCCTGCTCGCCTCCAAGCTCGGTGACTCCGAGGCACTGGTGGTGAAGAAGGGGCTCTCGACGCCTCAGGATCTGGTCGGCAAGCGCATCGCCGTGCCCTACAGCTCCACCACCCACTACAGTCTGCTGGCAGCGCTCAAGCACTGGGGAGTCGATCCCACCAAGCTGGAGATTGTGAACCTGCAACCACCGGCCATCATCGCCGCCTGGCAGCGCGGCGACATCGACGGTGCCTATGTCTGGGCCCCGGCCCTCAACAAGCTGACCAAAGAAGGATCCGTGCTGACCGATTCGGCCCAGGTCGGCAGCTGGGGCGCCCCGACCCTGGATGTGTGGGTGGTGCGCAAGGACTTTGCCAAGGCCCATCCCGAGGTGGTGCAGGCCTTCGTCAAGAGCAACCTGGCGGCGCAGCAGGCCTACCTCGACAACCCGGCCGACTGGCTGGCCCAACCGGCCAATCTGGACAAGCTGGCGAGTTTGAGCGGCGTCTCCGTGGCCGAGGTGCCCGATCTGGTGCGCGGCAACACCTACCTCGGCGCCCGTGAGCAGAGCGCCCAGCTCGGCAGCCTGGTGAACCAGACCATCGTCGATACCGCCCGCTTCCTAGAGACCCAGGGCAAGGTGCCGAGCGCCGCCCCCGACTACAGCCAGTTCGTGACCGATCGCTTCGTCAAGCCCCTGGCCCAATGACCCTGAGGAGAAGACCATGCTGCAGCTCGCCTATGTCTCTGCCGAATACGCCGGCAAGAAGGTGCTCGACAACATCAGCCTGAGCCTGGCCGAGGGCGAACTGATGGTGGTGCTAGGCCCGTCCGGGTGCGGCAAGACCACCCTGCTCAACCTCATCGCCGGATTCGAGCCCTGCCAGAACGGCCAGATAAGCCTGCAGGGCAAGCCGGTGAGGGGCCCGGGCGCCGAGCGCGGCGTGGTGTTCCAGAGCGAGGGGCTGCTGCCCTGGCGCAACGTGCAAGACAACGTCGCCCTCGGCCTGCAGCTGGCCGGGGTGCCCCGCGCCGAGCGAAGTGAGCAGGCACTGACCCTGCTGCGCAAGGTCGGTCTGGAGGGGGCGGCCGAGCGCCCCATCTGGCAGCTCTCCGGCGGTCAGCGCCAGCGGGTCGGCATTGCCCGCGCCCTGGCCACCCGGCCACAGCTGTTGCTGCTGGACGAGCCGTTCGGCGCGCTCGACGCCTTCACCCGCGAGCAGATGCAGACCCTGCTGCTGCGGCTGTGGCATGAGGGGCGTCGTCAGGTGCTGCTGATCACCCACGACATCGAGGAGGCGGTGTTCCTGGCCAGCGAGCTGGTGCTGCTCTCCCCCTCCCCGGGCCGGGTGGTGGAGCGACTGAGCCTGGATTTTGGTCGCCGCTTCGCCGCCGGCGAACCCTGCCGCAGCATCAAGTCCGATCCGGCCTTCATCGAGCGGCGCGAATATGTGCTAAGCCGGGTCTTCAACGAGCGTGAGGCCTTCGCATGAGCATCGCCCTCGTCCGATCCACCGCCGCCGGTCGTGTCCTGCGCTGGCCGCTGCCACGGCGGCTGAGCCTGAGTCTCGCCACCCTGCTCGCCCTGCTGGCCCTGTGGTGGCTGGTGGCCCGGCTCGGCTGGGTCGATCCGCTGTTCCTGCCGCCCCCCGGCCGGGTGCTGGCCCAGCTCGTAACCCTGGCCGGCCCACAGGGCTTCATGGACGCCACCCTGTGGCAACACCTGGGCGCCAGCCTGCAGCGCATCCTCATCGCCCTGCTGGCGGCGGCGGTGTTCGGCATCTCGGCCGGCCTCGCCATGGGGCTGAGCCCCACGGTGCGCGGCATGCTGGATCCACTGATCGAGCTCTATCGGCCGGTGCCGCCGCTGGCCTACCTGCCGCTCATGGTGATCTGGTTTGGCATCGGAGAAACATCCAAGGTGCTGCTCATCTATCTGGCCATCTTCGCCCCTGTGGCCATGGCGACCCTGGCCGGGGTGCAGAGCGCGCAACAGGTGCGGCTGCGGGCGGCCCGCTCGCTCGGCGCCTCCAGGCTGCAGGTGCTGTGGCATGTAATCCTGCCGGGCGCCCTGCCCGAGATCCTGACCGGGCTGCGCATCGGCCTCGGCGTGGGCTGGTCGACCCTGGTGGCGGCGGAGCTGATCGCCGCCACCCGAGGGGTGGGCTTCATGGTGCAGTCTGCCGGCGAGTTTCTGGCCACCGATGTGGTGCTGGCAGGCATTCTGGTGATCGCCCTGGTCGCCTTCGTATTGGAACTGGGTTTACGCGCACTGCAGCGCAGGCTGACGCCCTGGCATGGTGAAGGACAATGAACGACAAGCTGACCGTCCTCATGGTGATCCTTCACATCGTCTTCGTATTGGAACTGGGCTTGCGAGCCCTGCAGCGTCGACTGACGCCTTGGCATGGAGAAAGCATATGCACGACAAGCTGACGATTACCCCGCTCGGGCCCCACATCGGCGCCGAGATCGCCGGCCTCACCCTGGCCGAGCCCCTGACGCAGGAGCACTTCGAGCAGCTCCATCGTGCCCTGTTGAAGTATCAGGTGTTGTTCCTGCGGGATCAGCCCATCAGCCCAAGGCAACAGCGGGCGCTGGCGAACCGCTTCGGGGATCTGCACATCCACCCCGTCTATCCCCACGCGGAGGAGGCCGAGGAGATCATCGTGCTCGATACCCACGACGACAATCCGCCGGACAACGACAACTGGCACACCGATGTGACCTTCATCGAGACCCCGCCGGCGCTGGCCATCCTGGCCGCCAAGCAGCTGCCCCCCAGCGGCGGGGACACCCTCTGGGCCAGCGGGATCGCGGCGCTGGCGGCGCTCTCCCCGCCTTTGCAAAAACTGCTGGCGGGGCTGGAGGCCGAGCACGACTTCACCAAGTCATTCCCGGCCCACCGCCACAACGGCAGCGAAGAGGAACGCCAGCGCTGGCAGGCCGCCGTGGCCAACAACCCGCCCCTGCGCCACCCGGTGCTGCGCACCCACCCGGTGAGCGGGCGGCAGGCGCTGTTTGTCAACGAGGGCTTCACCAGCCGGCTGCCGGATCTGCCAGCCCGGGAGAGCGAGGCGCTGCTGGGCTTCCTGTTTGACCATATCCGTCGGCCCGAATTTCAGGTGCGCTGGCGCTGGCAGGAGAACGACATCGCCATCTGGGACAACAGGGTGACCCAGCACTATGCCAACGCCGACTACCTGCCGGCGCGTCGGGTGATGCACAGGGCCACCATCCTCGGGGACAAGCCCTACTGGCGGCCTTGAGCGAAAGAGATCCACCGGGTGATGCACAGGGCCGCCATGCTGGGGGCAAATCCTGCTGGCGGCCATAACGAAGAGGCCCGCCAATATGGCGGGCCTCTTCTGCTTTCAAGACACCTCAGCCGCGCAGATCCAGCACTGGGCTGAAACCCCCGAAGATCATGCGGGCACCATCGAACGGCATCGCCAGATTGGCAGGATTGCTCGGGTCCATCCTGGCGTCTTTCATTATCTTCGCCATGGCCTCATCCCGGGTGGCCTTGTCCGGCCACTCCACCCAAGAGAAGACCACGCTCTCATCTTCCTTCGCCGCCACGGCGCGGTAAAAGTCGGTCAGCTTGCCGTGAGGCACGTCGTCCCCCCAGCCCTCCAGCACCCGGGTGGCGCCGTATTCGAGGAAGATGGGATCAATTTGCCGAGCGTGATCGATCAGGGCCTGCTTGCTGGCCGTGGGCACGGCGAGCACGAATCCATCTATATATGACATGACACTCTCCTCCTTATTGAGGATCTCAGCATAGCAAGGGGTGCTGCCCGCTGCGCTGCCCAGCGTGAGTGCCCGTCAGATCGCCACCAGTCGCTCCAGATCGCTGCGCGTGAGGTGTTTGGTATCCACCTTCACGTAGAGCGAGCGTTCGGCTTCGACCAGCAGCACGTCGCTCACCCCCTCACAGGCGCGGATCTTCTGCTCCAGCGCGGGGGTCGCGGCGACCCCCTCCGGCAGCACTATGCGCAGGCTGCTCACATAGGGGGGCTCCTGCATGGTCAGGCTTATCCCCAGCCAGAGCAGGGCCAGCACGGCGCAGCTGCCGAACACCAGGGGCGCACCGCCGAGGCTGTAGAACAGGCCGCCCAGGCTGCCACCGATGGCGACCCCGATGAACTGGCTGGTGGAGTAGACCCCCATGGCAGTGCCCTTGTAACCCGGTGGCGACTCCTTGCTGATGAGCGACGGCAGCAGCGCCTCCATCACGTTGAAGCCGATGAAGAAGAGCTGCAGCCCGGCGAGCAGGCCCCACAGCTGCAACCCGGCTTGCCACAGCACCACTTCGGCGATGAGCATCACCAGCACGCAAGCCTGGAATACCCGCTTCATCTGGCGGCGTTTTTCGGCATAGATGATGAAGGGCACCACGCTGACAAAGGCGACCAGCATGGTGACCAGATAGGCCTGCCACTGGCTGTCACGGGGCAGACCGGCCTGCTCCAGCAGCGGCGGCAGCGCCACGAAGCTCGACATCAGCAGGGTGTGCACGCAGAGGATGCCGAGGTTGAGTTTGAGCAGGCGCGGGTTGGTGAGCACTGTGCGGATCCCCCCCTTCACCAGCGCCGACTCGCGGTTGCGCAGGTGGCTGGTCGGGGTCGGCACCCACCACAGGGTGATGCCGATGCCCCCCAGCGCCAAGAGGGCGATCAGCCAGAACAGGCCGGACAGCCCCAGCGCGTGGGTGATGAGGGGGCCCGTCACCATGGCGATAGCGAAGGTGATGCCAAAGCTCACCCCGATGAAGGCCATCGCCTTGGTGCGGTTCTGCTCGCGGGTGAGATCCGAGAGCAGCGCCATGACGGCCGCCGAGATGGCGCCGCTGCCCTGCAGGGCACGGCCGACGATGACCCCCAAGATGGAGTCGCTGAGGGCGGCGATGACGGCCCCAAGGGCGAACATCAGCAGGCCGCCGACGATGAGCGGCTTTCTGCCGATGCGATCGGAGAGCAGGCCGAACGGGATCTGGAACAGCGCCTGGGTCATGCCATAGATGCCGATGGCAAGGCCGATCAGGGCTTCGGAGGCGCCCGCCAGAGACATGCCATAGGTGGTCAGCACCGGCAGCACCATAAACATGCCGAGCATGCGCAGGGAGAAGACGGAGCCGAGCGCCCAGGTCGCGCGGCGCTCGCCCCTCGTCATGGTGAAATCATTCATGATGGCCTCGATAGGTCAAAGAGAAGGGAGACGCAAGGGGTGGATGACGCAAGGCGCGTCACACCCGAACAGCGGGAAAAGTGCCCCGCAGGGCGGCCCCATAATAACAGAGCCGGGAAGGTTCCCGGCTCTGGATTTCATGCATTTAGGGGTGCAGTTCACACTATCAGGGCAGCATGCTCACCAGCACGGGAGTCGCGTCCGGCTGGAAGTCCACCGACATCATCACGCTCAGGCAGGTGATGGTGACGATGGAGAACATGTCCGCGTCAGGATCACGGCAGCATGCTCACCAATACCGGCGTCGCGTCCGGCTGGAAGTCCACCGACATCATCACGCTCAGACAGGTAATGGTGACGATGGAGAACATGAACAACTTGCGGGCCCACAGGGAGTCATCGACCGCCTGCTTGTAACCCGACAGCGCCATCCCCAGCCACCAGACACTCACCGCCGTGGCCACGATCAGATACTTGTAACCGGCATAACCGCCGAGGAACAGCATCAGGGTCGGCACCATAAACGCCAGTATGTAGAGGGTGATATGGTGTTTGGCCACCGAGATCCCCTTCACCACCGGCAACACCGGGATGTTGGCGGCCTGGTAATCCTTGAAGCGGAAGATGGCAATCGCATAGGAGTGCGGCATCTGCCACAGGCTGAAGATCGCCAGCAGGATCAGGGCGCCCGAGTCGAACTCGTTGCTCACCGCGCAGTAGCCGATGACGGGTGGCGCGGCGCCGGAGAGGCTGCCGACCAGGGTGCCATAGACCGAATGGCGCTTCATGTAGAGGCTGTAGACGCCCACATAGACCAGGAAGCCGAGCACTGCCAGCAAGGCGGCCAACGGATTGGCCGCAAAGTAGAGCAGTGCAATGCCCGCAACGCCGAGTGCGCTCGCATACCAGAGCGACACGCCAGGGGCGATCAGCCCCTTCACCAGGGCGCGGTTCTTGGTCCGCTCCATGATGCAGTCGATGTCCCGGTCGATGTAGTTGTTGAACACACAACCGGAGGCGACCACCAGTGACACCCCCGCCATGGTCAGGATGAACAGGGGAACGTCCAGGCTCCCCTTGGAGGCCAGCAGGAATCCGCCGATAACCGAGATGAGGTTACCGAAGATGATGCCCGGTTTGGTCACTTGCAGGTATTGCTTCATCATCACACCAACCCGCTTAGTGAACCATCATGTTGACGTTGAGGTTGTACATGATCCACAGGGAACCCACCACCACTATGGCGATGATGAGCACGGTAAACACCAGTGCCACCAGGTTCCAGCGCTCCTCAGACGA encodes the following:
- the tauD gene encoding taurine dioxygenase codes for the protein MHDKLTITPLGPHIGAEIAGLTLAEPLTQEHFEQLHRALLKYQVLFLRDQPISPRQQRALANRFGDLHIHPVYPHAEEAEEIIVLDTHDDNPPDNDNWHTDVTFIETPPALAILAAKQLPPSGGDTLWASGIAALAALSPPLQKLLAGLEAEHDFTKSFPAHRHNGSEEERQRWQAAVANNPPLRHPVLRTHPVSGRQALFVNEGFTSRLPDLPARESEALLGFLFDHIRRPEFQVRWRWQENDIAIWDNRVTQHYANADYLPARRVMHRATILGDKPYWRP
- a CDS encoding DUF1428 domain-containing protein, with protein sequence MSYIDGFVLAVPTASKQALIDHARQIDPIFLEYGATRVLEGWGDDVPHGKLTDFYRAVAAKEDESVVFSWVEWPDKATRDEAMAKIMKDARMDPSNPANLAMPFDGARMIFGGFSPVLDLRG
- the cyoE gene encoding heme o synthase, which encodes MMMKQYLQVTKPGIIFGNLISVIGGFLLASKGSLDVPLFILTMAGVSLVVASGCVFNNYIDRDIDCIMERTKNRALVKGLIAPGVSLWYASALGVAGIALLYFAANPLAALLAVLGFLVYVGVYSLYMKRHSVYGTLVGSLSGAAPPVIGYCAVSNEFDSGALILLAIFSLWQMPHSYAIAIFRFKDYQAANIPVLPVVKGISVAKHHITLYILAFMVPTLMLFLGGYAGYKYLIVATAVSVWWLGMALSGYKQAVDDSLWARKLFMFSIVTITCLSVMMSVDFQPDATPVLVSMLP
- a CDS encoding MFS transporter — encoded protein: MNDFTMTRGERRATWALGSVFSLRMLGMFMVLPVLTTYGMSLAGASEALIGLAIGIYGMTQALFQIPFGLLSDRIGRKPLIVGGLLMFALGAVIAALSDSILGVIVGRALQGSGAISAAVMALLSDLTREQNRTKAMAFIGVSFGITFAIAMVTGPLITHALGLSGLFWLIALLALGGIGITLWWVPTPTSHLRNRESALVKGGIRTVLTNPRLLKLNLGILCVHTLLMSSFVALPPLLEQAGLPRDSQWQAYLVTMLVAFVSVVPFIIYAEKRRQMKRVFQACVLVMLIAEVVLWQAGLQLWGLLAGLQLFFIGFNVMEALLPSLISKESPPGYKGTAMGVYSTSQFIGVAIGGSLGGLFYSLGGAPLVFGSCAVLALLWLGISLTMQEPPYVSSLRIVLPEGVAATPALEQKIRACEGVSDVLLVEAERSLYVKVDTKHLTRSDLERLVAI
- the tauC gene encoding taurine ABC transporter permease TauC, encoding MSIALVRSTAAGRVLRWPLPRRLSLSLATLLALLALWWLVARLGWVDPLFLPPPGRVLAQLVTLAGPQGFMDATLWQHLGASLQRILIALLAAAVFGISAGLAMGLSPTVRGMLDPLIELYRPVPPLAYLPLMVIWFGIGETSKVLLIYLAIFAPVAMATLAGVQSAQQVRLRAARSLGASRLQVLWHVILPGALPEILTGLRIGLGVGWSTLVAAELIAATRGVGFMVQSAGEFLATDVVLAGILVIALVAFVLELGLRALQRRLTPWHGEGQ